The Arachis hypogaea cultivar Tifrunner chromosome 16, arahy.Tifrunner.gnm2.J5K5, whole genome shotgun sequence genome contains a region encoding:
- the LOC112754121 gene encoding uncharacterized protein isoform X1 has protein sequence MERVIGGKYKIGQKIASGSFGEIHIGSNIENAETVAIKMENRKTKQPQLLYEAELYNLLKGGSGIPRVKWSGTDKDKNVLVLDLLGPSLEDLFYYCGKKFSLKTVLMLADQMLTRIEYLHSKGFLHRDIKPDNFLMGLGKKAKQVYMIDFGLAKRYRDPITNKHIPCRENKLLIGTPRYASRNTHSGFEQSRRDDLESLGYVLMYFIRGSLPWQGLQAPTNKQKYDKICEMKKSIPIDILCKSCPVQFASYFRYCHSLTFDQRPDYGFLKRMFRHLFNAQGYDDLFDWTILKYQQMRQTKTLIESNPPIIAVRSNLQPKDGDNQQGVSDVTQDIVAKPSINTDNPHVSINSKKSNAQKCNDKVPIEKHTEKNSDLSISSSMPRVFIENVSKLRIPAEASNQGCVSANNNYGNPRTSVPTLRRTFSTN, from the exons ATGGAGAGAGTCATCGGAGGGAAGTACAAAATTGGTCAGAAAATTGCAAGTGGCTCATTTGGTGAAATTCATATAG GGTCAAATATTGAGAATGCTGAAACTGTAGCAATTAAGATG gagaataggaaaaccaaacaaccacagctactttatgaagCTGAGCTATATAATCTTCTAAAAGGAGGAA gcGGTATTCCAAGAGTGAAATGGAGTGGCACTGATAAAGACAAGAATGTTCTAGTTCTTGACCTTTTAGGACCAAGTCTTGAAGACCTTTTTTACTATTGTGGCAAGAAATTTTCATTAAAAACCGTTTTGATGTTGGCTGATCAAATG cTTACAAGGATAGAGTATTTGCATTCCAAGGGCTTTTTGCATAGAGACATTAAGCCAGATAACTTCCTTATGGGTCTTGGCAAAAAAGCAAagcag GTTTATATGATTGATTTTGGACTTGCAAAGAGATACAGAGACCCTATCACAAATAAGCATATCCCTTGTAG GGAAAACAAACTTTTAATAGGGACTCCACGTTATGCTAGTCGCAATACTCATTCGGGATTTG AACAAAGTCGCCGGGATGATTTGGAGTCTCTTGGTTATGTTCTTATGTACTTTATAAGAGGAAG CCTTCCTTGGCAAGGTCTACAAGCtccaacaaataaacaaaaatacgACAAAATTTGTGAAATGAAGAAATCAATTCCAATTGAT ATACTTTGCAAGTCATGTCCTGTGCAGTTCGCATCATACTTTCGGTATTGCCATTCTTTGACTTTTGATCAACGACCAGATTATGGATTCTTGAAGCGCATGTTTCGtcatttattcaatgctcaaG GATATGATGATTTATTTGACTGGACCATTCTAAAATATCAGCAAATGCGGCAGACAAAGACGTTAATTGAATCAAAT CCTCCAATAATTGCTGTTCGTAGCAATCTACAACCAAAGGATGGTGACAACCAACAAG GAGTTAGTGATGTTACTCAAGATATTGTGGCAAAACCATCGATTAATACTGATAATCCTCATGTTAGCATAAACAGCAAGAAATCTAATGCTCAGAAATGTAACGACAAGGTTCCCATCGAAAAACAT ACAGAGAAGAATAGTGATTTATCTATTTCCAGCAGCATGCCCAGAGTTTTCATAGAAAATGTTTCAAAACTTAGAATTCCAGCAGAAGCCTCAAATCAGGGTTGTGTATCTGCCAATAATAACTATGGTAACCCAAGAACTTCTGTACCTACGTTACGTAGAACTTTTTCAACAAATTAA
- the LOC112754121 gene encoding casein kinase 1-like protein 3 isoform X3 → MERVIGGKYKIGQKIASGSFGEIHIGSNIENAETVAIKMLTRIEYLHSKGFLHRDIKPDNFLMGLGKKAKQVYMIDFGLAKRYRDPITNKHIPCRENKLLIGTPRYASRNTHSGFEQSRRDDLESLGYVLMYFIRGSLPWQGLQAPTNKQKYDKICEMKKSIPIDILCKSCPVQFASYFRYCHSLTFDQRPDYGFLKRMFRHLFNAQGYDDLFDWTILKYQQMRQTKTLIESNPPIIAVRSNLQPKDGDNQQGVSDVTQDIVAKPSINTDNPHVSINSKKSNAQKCNDKVPIEKHTEKNSDLSISSSMPRVFIENVSKLRIPAEASNQGCVSANNNYGNPRTSVPTLRRTFSTN, encoded by the exons ATGGAGAGAGTCATCGGAGGGAAGTACAAAATTGGTCAGAAAATTGCAAGTGGCTCATTTGGTGAAATTCATATAG GGTCAAATATTGAGAATGCTGAAACTGTAGCAATTAAGATG cTTACAAGGATAGAGTATTTGCATTCCAAGGGCTTTTTGCATAGAGACATTAAGCCAGATAACTTCCTTATGGGTCTTGGCAAAAAAGCAAagcag GTTTATATGATTGATTTTGGACTTGCAAAGAGATACAGAGACCCTATCACAAATAAGCATATCCCTTGTAG GGAAAACAAACTTTTAATAGGGACTCCACGTTATGCTAGTCGCAATACTCATTCGGGATTTG AACAAAGTCGCCGGGATGATTTGGAGTCTCTTGGTTATGTTCTTATGTACTTTATAAGAGGAAG CCTTCCTTGGCAAGGTCTACAAGCtccaacaaataaacaaaaatacgACAAAATTTGTGAAATGAAGAAATCAATTCCAATTGAT ATACTTTGCAAGTCATGTCCTGTGCAGTTCGCATCATACTTTCGGTATTGCCATTCTTTGACTTTTGATCAACGACCAGATTATGGATTCTTGAAGCGCATGTTTCGtcatttattcaatgctcaaG GATATGATGATTTATTTGACTGGACCATTCTAAAATATCAGCAAATGCGGCAGACAAAGACGTTAATTGAATCAAAT CCTCCAATAATTGCTGTTCGTAGCAATCTACAACCAAAGGATGGTGACAACCAACAAG GAGTTAGTGATGTTACTCAAGATATTGTGGCAAAACCATCGATTAATACTGATAATCCTCATGTTAGCATAAACAGCAAGAAATCTAATGCTCAGAAATGTAACGACAAGGTTCCCATCGAAAAACAT ACAGAGAAGAATAGTGATTTATCTATTTCCAGCAGCATGCCCAGAGTTTTCATAGAAAATGTTTCAAAACTTAGAATTCCAGCAGAAGCCTCAAATCAGGGTTGTGTATCTGCCAATAATAACTATGGTAACCCAAGAACTTCTGTACCTACGTTACGTAGAACTTTTTCAACAAATTAA
- the LOC112754121 gene encoding uncharacterized protein isoform X2, producing the protein MERVIGGKYKIGQKIASGSFGEIHIGSNIENAETVAIKMENRKTKQPQLLYEAELYNLLKGGSGIPRVKWSGTDKDKNVLVLDLLGPSLEDLFYYCGKKFSLKTVLMLADQMLTRIEYLHSKGFLHRDIKPDNFLMGLGKKAKQVYMIDFGLAKRYRDPITNKHIPCRENKLLIGTPRYASRNTHSGFEQSRRDDLESLGYVLMYFIRGSLPWQGLQAPTNKQKYDKICEMKKSIPIDILCKSCPVQFASYFRYCHSLTFDQRPDYGFLKRMFRHLFNAQGYDDLFDWTILKYQQMRQTKTLIESNPPIIAVRSNLQPKDGDNQQGVSDVTQDIVAKPSINTDNPHVSINSKKSNAQKCNDKTEKNSDLSISSSMPRVFIENVSKLRIPAEASNQGCVSANNNYGNPRTSVPTLRRTFSTN; encoded by the exons ATGGAGAGAGTCATCGGAGGGAAGTACAAAATTGGTCAGAAAATTGCAAGTGGCTCATTTGGTGAAATTCATATAG GGTCAAATATTGAGAATGCTGAAACTGTAGCAATTAAGATG gagaataggaaaaccaaacaaccacagctactttatgaagCTGAGCTATATAATCTTCTAAAAGGAGGAA gcGGTATTCCAAGAGTGAAATGGAGTGGCACTGATAAAGACAAGAATGTTCTAGTTCTTGACCTTTTAGGACCAAGTCTTGAAGACCTTTTTTACTATTGTGGCAAGAAATTTTCATTAAAAACCGTTTTGATGTTGGCTGATCAAATG cTTACAAGGATAGAGTATTTGCATTCCAAGGGCTTTTTGCATAGAGACATTAAGCCAGATAACTTCCTTATGGGTCTTGGCAAAAAAGCAAagcag GTTTATATGATTGATTTTGGACTTGCAAAGAGATACAGAGACCCTATCACAAATAAGCATATCCCTTGTAG GGAAAACAAACTTTTAATAGGGACTCCACGTTATGCTAGTCGCAATACTCATTCGGGATTTG AACAAAGTCGCCGGGATGATTTGGAGTCTCTTGGTTATGTTCTTATGTACTTTATAAGAGGAAG CCTTCCTTGGCAAGGTCTACAAGCtccaacaaataaacaaaaatacgACAAAATTTGTGAAATGAAGAAATCAATTCCAATTGAT ATACTTTGCAAGTCATGTCCTGTGCAGTTCGCATCATACTTTCGGTATTGCCATTCTTTGACTTTTGATCAACGACCAGATTATGGATTCTTGAAGCGCATGTTTCGtcatttattcaatgctcaaG GATATGATGATTTATTTGACTGGACCATTCTAAAATATCAGCAAATGCGGCAGACAAAGACGTTAATTGAATCAAAT CCTCCAATAATTGCTGTTCGTAGCAATCTACAACCAAAGGATGGTGACAACCAACAAG GAGTTAGTGATGTTACTCAAGATATTGTGGCAAAACCATCGATTAATACTGATAATCCTCATGTTAGCATAAACAGCAAGAAATCTAATGCTCAGAAATGTAACGACAAG ACAGAGAAGAATAGTGATTTATCTATTTCCAGCAGCATGCCCAGAGTTTTCATAGAAAATGTTTCAAAACTTAGAATTCCAGCAGAAGCCTCAAATCAGGGTTGTGTATCTGCCAATAATAACTATGGTAACCCAAGAACTTCTGTACCTACGTTACGTAGAACTTTTTCAACAAATTAA
- the LOC112754121 gene encoding casein kinase 1-like protein 4 isoform X4, with protein sequence MERVIGGKYKIGQKIASGSFGEIHIGSNIENAETVAIKMENRKTKQPQLLYEAELYNLLKGGSGIPRVKWSGTDKDKNVLVLDLLGPSLEDLFYYCGKKFSLKTVLMLADQMLTRIEYLHSKGFLHRDIKPDNFLMGLGKKAKQVYMIDFGLAKRYRDPITNKHIPCRENKLLIGTPRYASRNTHSGFEQSRRDDLESLGYVLMYFIRGSLPWQGLQAPTNKQKYDKICEMKKSIPIDILCKSCPVQFASYFRYCHSLTFDQRPDYGFLKRMFRHLFNAQGYDDLFDWTILKYQQMRQTKTLIESNPPIIAVRSNLQPKDGDNQQDREE encoded by the exons ATGGAGAGAGTCATCGGAGGGAAGTACAAAATTGGTCAGAAAATTGCAAGTGGCTCATTTGGTGAAATTCATATAG GGTCAAATATTGAGAATGCTGAAACTGTAGCAATTAAGATG gagaataggaaaaccaaacaaccacagctactttatgaagCTGAGCTATATAATCTTCTAAAAGGAGGAA gcGGTATTCCAAGAGTGAAATGGAGTGGCACTGATAAAGACAAGAATGTTCTAGTTCTTGACCTTTTAGGACCAAGTCTTGAAGACCTTTTTTACTATTGTGGCAAGAAATTTTCATTAAAAACCGTTTTGATGTTGGCTGATCAAATG cTTACAAGGATAGAGTATTTGCATTCCAAGGGCTTTTTGCATAGAGACATTAAGCCAGATAACTTCCTTATGGGTCTTGGCAAAAAAGCAAagcag GTTTATATGATTGATTTTGGACTTGCAAAGAGATACAGAGACCCTATCACAAATAAGCATATCCCTTGTAG GGAAAACAAACTTTTAATAGGGACTCCACGTTATGCTAGTCGCAATACTCATTCGGGATTTG AACAAAGTCGCCGGGATGATTTGGAGTCTCTTGGTTATGTTCTTATGTACTTTATAAGAGGAAG CCTTCCTTGGCAAGGTCTACAAGCtccaacaaataaacaaaaatacgACAAAATTTGTGAAATGAAGAAATCAATTCCAATTGAT ATACTTTGCAAGTCATGTCCTGTGCAGTTCGCATCATACTTTCGGTATTGCCATTCTTTGACTTTTGATCAACGACCAGATTATGGATTCTTGAAGCGCATGTTTCGtcatttattcaatgctcaaG GATATGATGATTTATTTGACTGGACCATTCTAAAATATCAGCAAATGCGGCAGACAAAGACGTTAATTGAATCAAAT CCTCCAATAATTGCTGTTCGTAGCAATCTACAACCAAAGGATGGTGACAACCAACAAG ACAGAGAAGAATAG